A window of Akkermansiaceae bacterium genomic DNA:
AGCGGATTTTATCAAAATCAATGTTCTCCAGGTCCTTGGTCGCCCAGTGGGTTGGCATCGGCTTTTCGAGAAAGGTCTTCAAACCGTGGTGACGAAACGCACGCACCCAGTCGGGATCGTCTTTGACGTCACTGATGTAGTCGACAGTCGCAGAACTCAGTCCGGTCCCCGCGTCAAACTTGTGGTTTTCCGGAAAATGGAAGTCACCCTTGCTGCGATCGATATCAATCGCATTCCGGGTTTCCCTGTCTATGGTTGCTTGTTGGCTCATATCAGTAATGGGTTAGGCGTTTACCAGGCCTTCTTCCTTCAGGAAGTCGTAGCCGCCCTCTTCCAATTCCAGGGCAAGCTCCTTGCCACCGGATTTTACGATCTGCCCGTCGGACATGACATGGACGTAGTCGGGCTCGATGTAGTCGAGCAGACGCTGGTAGTGGGTGATCACGAGGAAGCCACGCTCAGGGGAACGCATTGCATTCACCCCCTTGGCCACGACCTTGAGGGCATCGATATCGAGGCCGGAATCGGTTTCATCGAGGATGCAGTACTTGGGTTCTAGCATCATCATCTGGAGAATTTCGTTGCGCTTTTTCTCCCCCCCGGAGAAGCCCTCGTTGACCGCACGGGCGGTGAACTTGCGGTCCATTTCAAGAACGTCCATTTTTGAATAGAGATTCTTGTAGTAAGCGACGGCATCGATCTCCTCACCCTCGGGAAGGCGGGCCTGGAGGGCGGCACGGATGAAGTTGGCATTGGAGACACCGGGAACTTCGGCCGGATACTGGAAGGCGAGAAACACACCCTCACGGCTGCGCTCATCGACGTCCATGTCGAGCAGGTTTTCGCCGTCCATGGTGACAGACCCGGATTGCACCGAGTAGTCGTCATGTCCGGCAATGACCTTGGAGAGGGTGGATTTGCCGGACCCGTTAGGTCCCATGATGGCATGGATTTCACCTTTGGGGATTTCCAGGTTGAGTCCCTTCAGGATGGGCGTGTCTTCTACGTTGGCGTACAGGTCTTTGATAACTAGGCTCATAACGATTTGTAATTAATGATTTGTGATTCTTGATTAGTGATTGGAAAGTGTACCCCGGAGGGTGATCTCGAGATTCTCGATCCGGGCACCTTCGGGAAGGTCGAGCAGATCGGAAAGTTTGGCTCCCTTTTTGAGCGGGACATCGATGATGGCACCGGTCTCCTCATCGTGAAAATGGCCATGCTCAGTGAGGTTCGGGCAATAGCGTGACGATTCGCGCTCAAAATTAACCTGTCGGACGGCACCGTGCTGGACGAGTGCCTCCAGGCAATTATAGACGGTTGCAAGGGAAATCCCGGGCATGTTGAACTTCGCCCGCTCGTAGACTTCGCCTGCTGTCGGGTGGTCGCGATGCCCCATAAGGACCTTGTAGACCTCACAGCGCTGACGCGTCATGCGCAAACCCTTGATTTTGGGATTGTTCATGTGATCGCAGTCAGTATGCTCTGTAACCTTGCTTTCCATCGGTAACCCGGCCTTAATCCGCCCGGGAGGAAAAACTAGCCCGGATTTTCAGGCTGACAAGTCTAAATTTAGAATGATTCTAATGTGCAATAGAAATCGACTGAAAACCTGGGCTTGTCGGGCCGTATTACCGCTTGGTTGACTCATTGCAATCCGGAAAACACTCCATCACATGAAACTCATCGCCTTATTCTGCCTGTTGACCAGTCCGGTCACATGGTCCGCCGAAGCCAAGCTTCACCTCATCCCGCAGCCTAATGAGATGCACATCCTGCCGGGAAAATACACCCTTCCGTCGCCATTGATCATCGAATCGGGGGAAAATGAGCTCTTTACAGCCCTTTCTTCCCGGTTTCCTGCGCACTTGAAGGCACGCCTGTGGAAACAGGAGGACGGCAAGACCCTACACCTTACCACGCGCTTTGATTCCAGCCTGCGGGACCGGCTGGGAACCGAAGGATACCAGTTGCAGGTCGACCAGTATGGCCTGCATGTGGTCGCGGCCAGCAAGCCCGGAATTTTCTACGGCACCCAGACGCTGCTTCAGCTGATCCGACAGGCTGAAAACAACCAAATCCCCCACTTGACCATCACCGACTCGCCCCGGTTCGGCTGGCGCGGGCTGATGCTCGATGAAGCACGCCACTTCATGGGGAAGGCCTACGTCAAACACTTGCTGCGCACCATGGCGGCGCATAAAATGAACCGTTTCCACTGGCATCTCAGCGATGACCAGGGCTGGCGCATCGAGATTAAAAAATACCCCAAACTCACTTCCGTGGGAGCGTGGCGCGGGCCTGGCACCAGCGGACCTGTGCCTAAATACGACCAGGACTCACCGCTCGCCCACCAAAAATACGGTGGTTTCCACACCCAGGAGGACATCAAGGAAATCGTCGCCTACGCCAAGTCGCTTCACATTGAGATCATACCGGAAATCGACGTTCCCGGACACGCCATGGCCATCGCCCTCTCCTACCCCGAAGTACTGCCGAAACAGGACGGAGACACGGGAAAAGGGGTCCACGGCCTCAAGGGCAACGTGCTCTCGGTCGTCCGCGAGGAGAACTACCAAATGCTCAACGACATCTTTGGTGAAATCGCGGCCCTTTTCCCTAACCAAT
This region includes:
- the sufC gene encoding Fe-S cluster assembly ATPase SufC, coding for MSLVIKDLYANVEDTPILKGLNLEIPKGEIHAIMGPNGSGKSTLSKVIAGHDDYSVQSGSVTMDGENLLDMDVDERSREGVFLAFQYPAEVPGVSNANFIRAALQARLPEGEEIDAVAYYKNLYSKMDVLEMDRKFTARAVNEGFSGGEKKRNEILQMMMLEPKYCILDETDSGLDIDALKVVAKGVNAMRSPERGFLVITHYQRLLDYIEPDYVHVMSDGQIVKSGGKELALELEEGGYDFLKEEGLVNA
- a CDS encoding transcriptional repressor; amino-acid sequence: MESKVTEHTDCDHMNNPKIKGLRMTRQRCEVYKVLMGHRDHPTAGEVYERAKFNMPGISLATVYNCLEALVQHGAVRQVNFERESSRYCPNLTEHGHFHDEETGAIIDVPLKKGAKLSDLLDLPEGARIENLEITLRGTLSNH